Sequence from the Pontibacter pudoricolor genome:
CCGCACCGGTTTCAGAATTTATTCCGTTAGCCCAGTTCCCGGATCTGAAAAACATCAACTTTAAACTGGATGTGAACGGCGAAACAAAGCAGAAAGGTAATTCCGGGATGATGATGAATGATTTTGACGACATCCTTGCTTACATTTCCCGCTTCATCACCTTAAAAACAGGCGATATTATTTTTACAGGTACACCTGAGGGCGTTGGCCCGGTTAAGATTGGCGACAGATTAGAAGGCTATGTTGAAGATAGAAAACTGCTTGATTTTGAAATTAAATAAGATATTACCGCTTTTTATAGTTGCCGTACTTTCCACCTTTAACCTGGCAGCTCAGTACAATCCAACACCCGGCTATTTCCTGTTCCCGATAAAACCCGGCGAACGCAATTACCTGTCGGGTACTATGGGCGAGATACGCTCTAACCACTTCCATGGCGGCCTGGATATTAAAACCGACCAGCGCGAAGGCCTGAATGTGTATGCCGCCGCCGATGGCTATATTTCCAGGGTAAAGCAGTCTACATACGGGTATGGCAATATTATTTATATCACGCACCCAAACGGCCTTACTACAACCTATGCGCACCTGCTACAGTTTGGCGACCCGCTGGGCGAGTATTTACTAAAGAAGCAATACGAAAAGCAAACCTTTGAGCTGGAGCTGTTCTTCGAGAAAGATGAATTTCCGGTGAAGCGCGGCCAGATAATTGGTTTGTCGGGTAACACGGGTGGTTCGGGTGGCCCACACCTGCATTTTGAGATCCGTGATGCGCAGGACAGGCTCTATAACCCACTTCGGTATGATTTTAAAGAAGTAATAGATACTACCCCGCCGGACATCTATAGTCTGGCTGTGTTGCCGCTGAACATACACGCTCGTGTAAAAAATGAGTTTAACCGTGCCGAATACAGTCCTAAAAAGGTGGGCCCCAACTATAGTTTAGCCGATACGATTTTTGCACACGGCCTTATCGGGCTGGAATTACAGACCAATGACCGCCTGGACGGGGCTACCAACAAGAACGGTACGCAGGAAGTTACCTTGTATGTAAACAACAAACCGATCTATAACCATTACATCGAGCAGGTGCCTTTCGAGATTTCGCGGCAAGTATCGCAGCATATTAATTATTACATGTACAAGCGTTACGGACGCACGTTCCAGAAAGCTTTTGTGGATTATGGCAATGACCTGCCGCTTTACAAAGCCAATGGCAGGCAAGGCCGCTTTACGGTGCATGCAGACTCTACTTACCAGGTAAAACTGGTAGCGAAAGACTCTTATAATAATACCTCCACGCTCAGCTTTATAGTTAAGGGCCGGAAACCAACCTTTACCCAGACCTTAGCCAAAGCGGTTAAAAAGCCGGAAATGGATTACGAGATCATCGGGAATGTACTGAAAGTAAGCGCGACCGACACAAGCAAAACGCCGCGAAACGTAGAGCTTTTTGTAAGTGGCAAACGCTTTGACCTGGTACCGAGCTACATGAATAATTCTGCTTCGGTGGCTCTCTACGATCTACGGGGTGGCATTCCGGACTCTATCGGGTTCTGTGATGTGGGCAAGAGCTTTGGTTACCAGAAAATGATACCGCCAGCCCAGGATGTAAACTATAAAAACAGCTACCTGAGCCTTGATTTCGGTAAAGAGTCGCTATACGATACGCTTTACCTGAATACCGCCAAAGAAGGAGATGTATACACTGTAGGGGATTTTTACACGCCGCTGCACAAAGCCATTAAAGTAACCATGAAAGTGGATACCACGGGCATCGACAAGAACAAAGCAGCCGTTTACTTTTTAGGATTAGGTCGTGGACGCGGATTTGCAGGCGGCAAATGGGAAGGCAACACGGTAACTTTTTATACCAAAAACATGGGCAAGTTTAAAGTGATGCAGGATACCAGGCCGCCAACTATAAAACTGCTCAGCAAAAGCCCGGCCCAGATCAGGTTCAAGATAGGCGATGACCTCTCCGGTATTCAATCGTTTAACGCCTGGGTAGATGGCAAGTGGATCCTGATGAAATATGAGCACAAACAAGCGCTTATTTACTCTGAAAAACTCGATAAAAGTGTACCTTTGTCTGGCGAAGTGGTTTTAAAGGTGAAGGATATTGCCGGCAACGAAGCCACTTTTACAACCAAAATATAACTTTGACAAAGGACTGTTTGACAAAGGACAAAGGAATCATCCGGAAATGATGAGAAGTCCTTTGTCTTTTGTCAGGTAGTCAAAATATCAATAACTATGAATCTCAACATCGGCGACAAGGCTCCGGAGTTTGAAGGCAAAGACCAGAACGGAAATACGGTGAAGCTGAGCGACTACCGCGGTAAAAAAGTGATCCTGTACTTCTACCCGAAAGACGACACGAGCGGCTGCACCGCCCAGGCCTGCAACCTCCGCGACAACTATAGCGACCTGAAAAAAGAAGGCTACGAAGTAATTGGCGTAAGCATAGACAGCGAAAAATCGCACCAGAAGTTTATCGGCAAATACGAACTGCCTTTCACCCTGATTGCCGACACCGAAAAGCAGATCGTAGAACAGTACGGCGTATGGCAGGAAAAATCGATGTATGGCCGGAAGTATATGGGCACGATGCGCTATACATTCGTCATAGACGAGAACGGGGTGATACAGGATATCATCACGAAAGTAAAGACCGCCGACCATACGGCTCAGATACTGAAATAAGCAAACGGGCGCAGCTACTCTAAAAGAGGCTGCGCTTTTTTGTTATTAGGAATTAGTAAGGAAAGATTCTAACACTATAGTTTGTTGTTCACTTAATGTTAATGATGGATAAAAAGTCAGAATTGCTATCTGCTTTTGACTCTGCTCGATAGTTTTTAGATGAAAAGATCGGCTTCGAAGAATTTCTATCTGTTTATCCTGATGACACGGATGATAAAGAAATAAATGAGCTGTTTGACTTAATCGAACATCAACCAAAACTAGGTGGCTTTTTGGGTGTTAGTCAAAAAAACTATAACCTCTACAACCAGAGAATTAAGGAAGCTTTAGATCGATTAGAAGTAAGACTTAAAAATAGTAATACTACAACAAAACCCAAATGTTAGCTATGCTACCTTTTAGTAAAGACGTATCTTTGAAAGCATAACCGTTCATAACTATAGTTTATAGTTTAACCGGAGATCAACAATAAATCAATTTAACAATCAACCATTAATACTGTGAATCCACACAACAAAAGCATTGAAGAGCTGAAAGACATTGCAGCACAGGTACGTCGCGACATCGTGCGTATGGTGCATGCGGTAAACTCCGGCCACCCGGGCGGTTCGCTTGGCTGTACTGATTATTTCGTATCGCTGTACTTCAAAGTAATGAACTATAGCACCGACTTTAAAATGAATGGCGAAGGCGAAGATTTGTTCTTCCTTTCTAATGGCCACATTTCGCCGGTTTGGTATAGTACGCTTGCCCGCGCAGGTTTCTTTGAAGTAAAAGAGCTGGCTACGTTCCGTAAGCTGAACTCACGGTTACAGGGCCACCCGGCCACCGAAGAAGGTCTGGAAGGTATTCGTATTGCTTCCGGTTCATTGGGTCAGGGTTTATCGGTAGCGGTTGGTGCTGCGCAGGTTAAAAAACTGAACAAGGATAACAACCTGGTGTATGTGCTGATGGGCGATGGTGAAGTGGAAGAAGGCCAGGTTTGGGAAGCAGCCATGTATGCCGCTCACCACAAGGTTGATAACATCATCGCAACTATAGATTTAAATGGCCAGCAGATTGACGGCTCTACAGAAGAAGTAATGAGCCTTGGTAGCCTGCGTGCTAAGTTTGAAGCTTTTGGCTGGACAGTACTGGAAACAAGCGGTAACAACTTCGAGACGCTGATACCAAGCCTGGAGCAGGCTAAAGCTGAAACCGGCAAAGGTAAGCCAGTAATGTTGCTGATGCACACCGAAATGGGCTATGGTGTAGACTTTATGATGGGGTCGCACAAATGGCACGGCGTTGCACCAAACGATGAGCAGCTGGAGATTGCCCTGCAGCAGCTGATGGTAAAACACGCTTCGGATTACTAAACTATAGTTTTCAGGTAAAAGGGGATAGTTCGGGCATGGCAGCTTGGGTAAAAAAGGCAGGTATTGTTTTGTTGTTGCTGATTCTGGCAACGGCTGGCACTGCTATGGCCCAGGATAAAAAGCCTAAGCCCAAAACGCGCATTTTGTTTTTGTTGGATGCTTCGGGTAGTATGATGGCCAAATGGGAAAAAAGCGACCGCATGAACGTTGCTAAAGACCTGCTGGCCCACCTGGTAGATTCGCTGGAGCGGTTTGATAACGTGGAAGTTGCCTTAAGGGCTTACGGACACCAGCACGGCCGCGAACGCAACGACTGCAAGGACACCAAGCTTGAAGTACCTTTTGGGGCCAAAAATGCGGCTAACGTTAAGAAAAAGCTTGGTGAAATTGTACCGCGCGGCAACACGCCCATCACGTACTCCCTGGAGCAAACAGCAAAGGACTTTCCGGATGACCCGCGTGCCCGAAACGTTATCATTCTGATAACAGACGGAATTGAGTCGTGTAACGGAGACCCGTGTGCAGTATCGCTGGCGCTGCAGAAGAAGCGTATCTTTTTGCGCCCTTTTGTGATAGGGATTGGGATTGATGCCGAGTACGAGAAGCAGCTCAACTGTATTGGCCAGTATTTTAACGCTGCCGATGTTAAAACTTTTGAGAATGTGCTCACCGAGATCGTAACCCAGACCCTGAGCGAAACAACTGTTAGCGTTGAGCTTCTCGATGACCAGGATCGTCCTGTGGAAACGAACGTGAACATGACGTTTCTGAATGCTTTGAGTGGGCTGCCGGAGTATAACTTTGTGCACTACCTGAACGACAAAGGCAAGCCTGATATGCTGGAGATTGATGCGCTGATGCCTTACGACCTGGTTATTAATACCACACCGGCTGTTGTAGAGCGAAACGTAACTGTTAAGCCTGGCCGGCACAACGTCATCAAAGTTAAAGCGCCGCAGGGTCTTTTGTACCTGCGCCAGGATGGGCCATCGCCTTACGGGTTACTGCAGACTATAGTCCGGCAAAACGGGGAAGTAAGAACGCTTAACGTGCAAAGCTTCGGCGACAGGCATAAATACCTTGCCGGTACCTATGACCTTGAAGTGCTAAGTACGCCGCGCATTTACCTGAAGGATATCGAAGTAAAGCAGGGCCAGACCAAAACGATTACTATACCTACGCCGGGCCAGTTAGCTATCTCATCGCAGATGCAGGGCTACGGCAGTGTTTATAGTATAGACGAAAGCGGGGCACAACGCTGGCTGCTGAACATCCCTGAAAATAATAGTAAAGTAACTATACCGTTACAGCCCGGAAACTATAAACTGGTGTACCGCATGAAGACCGCGCAGTCAAGCAAGTTCACTGATGTGCAGGATTTTACCGTACGGTCCGGGGCAACAACTACTGTCAGAATTTTTAACAGATAAGAAACCGGCAAACTATAGTTTGCCAACTATAAAAGACTTTTAAGAAAGAACCATACCATGAAAGACTTTCCGTTTACAGAGAAAAAAGATACCCGTTCCGGTTTTGGAGCCGGCCTGCTGGAGCTTGGCCGCACCAACCCAAATGTAGTAGGCCTTTGCGCCGACCTTACCGGCTCACTTAAAATGGACGCCTTCCAGAAAGAGTTTCCGGAGCGTTTCTTCCAGGTAGGTATTGCCGAAGCCAACATGATGGGCCTTGCTGCCGGTATGACCATTGGCGGTAAAATTCCGTTCACGGGTACATTTGCCAACTTCTCTACCGGCCGCGTGTACGACCAGATCCGTCAGTCTATCGCTTACTCCGGCAAAAACGTGAAAATATGCGCTTCGCACGCCGGTCTTACGCTGGGCGAAGACGGTGCCACGCACCAGATCCTGGAAGACCTTGGTATGATGCGCATGCTCCCGCACATGACCGTGATCAACCCATGCGACTATAACCAGACCAAAGCCGCAACTATAGCTATCGCGGAGCATGAAGGCCCGGTTTACCTGCGTTTTGGTCGCCCGGTTATTCCTAACTTTACGCCAGCCGATCAGAAATTTGAGATTGGTAAAGCGTTGATGCTGAACGAAGGTACCGATGTAAGTATTTTCGCGACCGGCCACCTGGTTTGGAAAGCTATCCTTGCAGGCCACATCCTGGCAGAAAAAGGCATCAACGCCGAGATCATCAACATTCATACGATAAAGCCACTTGATGCAGAAGCCATTCTGAAATCGGTAGCTAAAACAGGTTGCGCCGTAACTGCCGAGGAGCATAATCGTTTCGGTGGCCTTGGCGATGCCGTAGCACAGGTGCTTATCTCTAACACGCCTGTTCCGCAGGAATATGTAGCTGTAAATGATACCTTCGGTGAGTCGGGTACGCCAGACCAGCTAATGGAAAAGTACGGCCTGAC
This genomic interval carries:
- a CDS encoding M23 family metallopeptidase, yielding MKLNKILPLFIVAVLSTFNLAAQYNPTPGYFLFPIKPGERNYLSGTMGEIRSNHFHGGLDIKTDQREGLNVYAAADGYISRVKQSTYGYGNIIYITHPNGLTTTYAHLLQFGDPLGEYLLKKQYEKQTFELELFFEKDEFPVKRGQIIGLSGNTGGSGGPHLHFEIRDAQDRLYNPLRYDFKEVIDTTPPDIYSLAVLPLNIHARVKNEFNRAEYSPKKVGPNYSLADTIFAHGLIGLELQTNDRLDGATNKNGTQEVTLYVNNKPIYNHYIEQVPFEISRQVSQHINYYMYKRYGRTFQKAFVDYGNDLPLYKANGRQGRFTVHADSTYQVKLVAKDSYNNTSTLSFIVKGRKPTFTQTLAKAVKKPEMDYEIIGNVLKVSATDTSKTPRNVELFVSGKRFDLVPSYMNNSASVALYDLRGGIPDSIGFCDVGKSFGYQKMIPPAQDVNYKNSYLSLDFGKESLYDTLYLNTAKEGDVYTVGDFYTPLHKAIKVTMKVDTTGIDKNKAAVYFLGLGRGRGFAGGKWEGNTVTFYTKNMGKFKVMQDTRPPTIKLLSKSPAQIRFKIGDDLSGIQSFNAWVDGKWILMKYEHKQALIYSEKLDKSVPLSGEVVLKVKDIAGNEATFTTKI
- the bcp gene encoding thioredoxin-dependent thiol peroxidase codes for the protein MNLNIGDKAPEFEGKDQNGNTVKLSDYRGKKVILYFYPKDDTSGCTAQACNLRDNYSDLKKEGYEVIGVSIDSEKSHQKFIGKYELPFTLIADTEKQIVEQYGVWQEKSMYGRKYMGTMRYTFVIDENGVIQDIITKVKTADHTAQILK
- a CDS encoding transketolase → MNPHNKSIEELKDIAAQVRRDIVRMVHAVNSGHPGGSLGCTDYFVSLYFKVMNYSTDFKMNGEGEDLFFLSNGHISPVWYSTLARAGFFEVKELATFRKLNSRLQGHPATEEGLEGIRIASGSLGQGLSVAVGAAQVKKLNKDNNLVYVLMGDGEVEEGQVWEAAMYAAHHKVDNIIATIDLNGQQIDGSTEEVMSLGSLRAKFEAFGWTVLETSGNNFETLIPSLEQAKAETGKGKPVMLLMHTEMGYGVDFMMGSHKWHGVAPNDEQLEIALQQLMVKHASDY
- a CDS encoding vWA domain-containing protein, with the protein product MAAWVKKAGIVLLLLILATAGTAMAQDKKPKPKTRILFLLDASGSMMAKWEKSDRMNVAKDLLAHLVDSLERFDNVEVALRAYGHQHGRERNDCKDTKLEVPFGAKNAANVKKKLGEIVPRGNTPITYSLEQTAKDFPDDPRARNVIILITDGIESCNGDPCAVSLALQKKRIFLRPFVIGIGIDAEYEKQLNCIGQYFNAADVKTFENVLTEIVTQTLSETTVSVELLDDQDRPVETNVNMTFLNALSGLPEYNFVHYLNDKGKPDMLEIDALMPYDLVINTTPAVVERNVTVKPGRHNVIKVKAPQGLLYLRQDGPSPYGLLQTIVRQNGEVRTLNVQSFGDRHKYLAGTYDLEVLSTPRIYLKDIEVKQGQTKTITIPTPGQLAISSQMQGYGSVYSIDESGAQRWLLNIPENNSKVTIPLQPGNYKLVYRMKTAQSSKFTDVQDFTVRSGATTTVRIFNR
- a CDS encoding transketolase family protein translates to MKDFPFTEKKDTRSGFGAGLLELGRTNPNVVGLCADLTGSLKMDAFQKEFPERFFQVGIAEANMMGLAAGMTIGGKIPFTGTFANFSTGRVYDQIRQSIAYSGKNVKICASHAGLTLGEDGATHQILEDLGMMRMLPHMTVINPCDYNQTKAATIAIAEHEGPVYLRFGRPVIPNFTPADQKFEIGKALMLNEGTDVSIFATGHLVWKAILAGHILAEKGINAEIINIHTIKPLDAEAILKSVAKTGCAVTAEEHNRFGGLGDAVAQVLISNTPVPQEYVAVNDTFGESGTPDQLMEKYGLTENDIVAAAERAISRKNK